From the genome of Anaerolineae bacterium, one region includes:
- a CDS encoding type II toxin-antitoxin system HicB family antitoxin, translating into MAVRVFTALIHKENDVYVAECPEVGTVSQGYSVEEAVANLKEATELYLEEMQDEIGERTWGKPIITSFEATVA; encoded by the coding sequence ATGGCCGTACGTGTGTTCACCGCCCTCATCCACAAAGAGAACGACGTGTACGTGGCAGAATGCCCTGAAGTGGGCACCGTCAGTCAGGGATACAGCGTGGAGGAGGCTGTCGCCAACCTCAAGGAGGCCACCGAGCTCTACCTAGAGGAAATGCAGGACGAGATCGGCGAGCGAACCTGGGGCAAGCCCATCATAACCTCCTTCGAGGCCACTGTTGCCTAG
- a CDS encoding addiction module toxin, HicA family: MPRLPVVSGSQVVHALERLGFEQTRQRGSHVVMRRATCGRKRVCVVPLHQEVQVGTLAGILRQADVTADEFIANL, translated from the coding sequence TTGCCTAGGCTACCCGTGGTCTCGGGCAGCCAGGTGGTCCACGCGCTTGAGCGCCTCGGCTTCGAACAGACGAGACAACGGGGCAGTCACGTCGTCATGCGAAGAGCAACGTGCGGCCGCAAGAGAGTCTGCGTCGTCCCTCTCCACCAAGAGGTCCAGGTCGGTACGCTGGCGGGCATCCTGCGCCAGGCAGACGTGACAGCCGATGAGTTCATCGCCAACCTGTAG
- a CDS encoding M55 family metallopeptidase: MKVFIGTDVEGCAGVVSFQLQSYADARYYEQTRRIATAEVNAAVQALVAQGISDILVSDGHGPGGIAWEDLHPAAKLLHGRPPAPRSVRDAVIRGYDVCLMIGQHALAGTVDGNLNHTQSSQTVDYYRLNGRPIGEIAQFALYQGALGLPLIFLSGDEAACREAQELIPGITTAAVKKGLSRQSAISLSQAEAHRRIREGVATAIQKQRQTPLPPFTLPGPYELEVRFFHTDTADAYAQRPGVERVDSQTIRVRSDDIMEVIYL; encoded by the coding sequence ATGAAAGTCTTCATCGGAACCGACGTCGAGGGTTGCGCTGGCGTGGTGAGCTTCCAACTCCAGAGCTACGCCGACGCCAGGTACTACGAACAGACCAGACGCATAGCCACCGCCGAGGTCAACGCCGCCGTGCAAGCCCTGGTGGCCCAGGGCATCTCCGACATCCTGGTCAGCGACGGCCACGGGCCCGGGGGCATCGCCTGGGAGGACCTGCACCCGGCCGCCAAGCTCCTCCACGGCCGCCCACCCGCGCCCCGCTCCGTGCGCGACGCCGTCATCCGGGGCTACGACGTCTGCCTCATGATCGGCCAGCACGCCCTCGCCGGCACGGTGGACGGCAACCTCAACCACACCCAGTCTAGCCAGACGGTGGACTACTACCGCCTCAACGGCCGCCCCATCGGCGAGATCGCCCAGTTCGCCCTCTACCAGGGAGCCCTGGGCCTGCCCCTCATCTTCTTGAGCGGCGACGAGGCCGCCTGCCGGGAGGCCCAGGAGCTCATCCCCGGCATCACCACCGCCGCCGTCAAGAAGGGCCTCAGCCGCCAGTCCGCCATCTCCCTCTCTCAGGCCGAGGCCCACCGCCGCATCCGCGAGGGAGTGGCCACCGCCATCCAGAAGCAGCGCCAGACCCCCCTGCCCCCCTTCACCCTGCCTGGACCCTACGAGCTCGAGGTCCGCTTCTTCCACACCGACACCGCCGACGCCTACGCCCAGCGGCCGGGAGTGGAGCGGGTGGACTCCCAGACCATCCGCGTCCGCTCGGACGACATCATGGAGGTCATCTACCTGTAG
- a CDS encoding KamA family radical SAM protein: protein MQELIEDPLEEPPGKADEPPGTWGHVPAEHWHDWRWQMRHALRTPDQLSRVIRLTPDEREALTIPGRLRVQVTPYVAGLMDPEDPRCPIRRQLIPTTQEFAPCQETVADSLHEDEQSPVAGLVHRYPDRVLLLATTLCASYCRHCTRSRLVGRGARAGVRDWGPALEYIASHPGIRDVLVSGGDPLTLADPVLERLLSALRAIPHVEIIRIGTRVPFFLPQRITPELTALLRRYHPLWMNVHFNHPKELAPEVEAALNRLADAGIPLGSQSVLLAGVNDCPGIIKALGQRLVRNRVRPYYLYQCDLVEGAAHFRTPVAKGIEIMESLRGHTSGFAIPQYVIDAPGGGGKVPITPNYLISMSDTHVVVRNFEGMISSYAQPQDYPGHDREHCSYCNGRDGVSALLSGQRGAIEPEGWRDGHVRRHAPQGAAIMS from the coding sequence ATGCAAGAGCTAATTGAGGACCCGCTCGAGGAGCCTCCCGGTAAGGCCGACGAACCTCCCGGTACTTGGGGCCACGTGCCGGCCGAGCACTGGCACGACTGGCGATGGCAGATGCGCCACGCCTTGCGGACTCCTGACCAGCTGAGCCGGGTGATCCGGCTCACCCCCGACGAAAGAGAAGCTCTGACCATCCCCGGCCGACTGCGGGTGCAGGTGACTCCCTACGTGGCCGGCTTGATGGACCCCGAGGACCCGCGCTGCCCCATCCGCAGGCAGTTGATACCCACGACACAGGAGTTTGCGCCCTGTCAGGAGACGGTGGCGGACTCGCTGCACGAGGACGAACAGTCCCCTGTGGCCGGCCTGGTGCACCGCTACCCGGACCGAGTCTTGCTGCTCGCCACCACGCTGTGCGCCTCCTACTGCCGGCACTGCACCCGCAGCCGCTTGGTGGGCCGTGGCGCCCGTGCTGGGGTGCGGGACTGGGGACCGGCGCTGGAGTACATCGCGTCTCACCCGGGGATCAGAGACGTCCTGGTGTCCGGGGGCGACCCGCTCACCCTGGCGGACCCGGTGCTGGAGAGGCTGCTCTCTGCCCTGCGGGCCATACCGCACGTGGAGATCATCCGCATTGGCACTCGGGTGCCCTTCTTCCTGCCCCAAAGGATCACGCCGGAGCTGACGGCGTTGCTGCGGCGCTACCACCCCCTGTGGATGAACGTGCACTTCAACCACCCCAAGGAGCTGGCTCCTGAGGTGGAGGCGGCGCTGAACCGCCTGGCCGACGCAGGCATCCCCCTGGGAAGCCAGTCGGTGCTGCTGGCCGGGGTCAATGACTGCCCTGGCATAATCAAGGCCCTAGGGCAGAGGCTGGTGCGCAACCGGGTGCGGCCCTACTACCTGTACCAGTGCGATCTGGTGGAGGGGGCGGCGCACTTCCGGACGCCGGTGGCTAAGGGCATCGAGATCATGGAGTCGTTGCGAGGGCACACCTCCGGCTTCGCCATCCCTCAGTACGTCATTGATGCTCCCGGTGGCGGGGGCAAGGTGCCCATCACTCCCAACTACCTGATCAGCATGTCCGACACCCACGTGGTGGTGCGCAACTTCGAGGGCATGATCAGCAGCTACGCCCAGCCCCAGGACTATCCGGGCCACGACCGGGAGCACTGCTCCTACTGCAACGGGCGGGACGGTGTGTCGGCGCTGCTCTCGGGCCAGAGAGGGGCCATAGAGCCTGAGGGGTGGCGGGACGGTCACGTCCGTCGCCATGCTCCTCAGGGCGCGGCGATCATGTCGTAA